CGGGGGCGGTATAGGAAAGATTGGTTTTGGGCACATTGTTTACCCTGCTTCCACATTTGTAACACACTTCGTAATACCAAGGTAGAGTTTGTCTTATATTCACAATTGAACCAActaatagaaatttcttttcctATTTCAAAAAACCTATGTTAAATTAAATCAAAAAATGTTTAAATAAAGTTTAAAGAATATAAACTCAATAAAATATACCTTTAGTGGTTCTGTGATTTCACAAACAGTTTTTAAACGGAAATTCCCTTTGAAATCGTCCATATAAGAAGAAGAGTAGCTTAGAAGTGTAGTTCTGTTTTTTTTTCCCAACATACCACCATTGTTATCTGCTTTCAACCTGTAAtgttaaaaattatattattaaatattagtaaatataagaaattgtattcttttaaataataataataataataagataaatatgtttaattgaaaaagaaaaaactaactcTTTCTTAAATTGATTAATTTCAACGATGTCAGAATTAATGAACATCTTCGTTACATCGAAGTGACTTTGAGCTTGACCAATTCCTGTAAAAACAGATAAGTGAATAAAAGAAATATCGAAAACAGATTAGGTCACATCTCTACAAACCATTCCAAACGTTAAGCTTGACAAACTGCATCACTATAACAACACAAGTAACCGTGGTGTTGCTTTTCAAATACTGTGACATTTGGTGTGCCTGACTTCCAAATATAGTGACATTGAGGTGTACAGAActaaatataaaattaatttaattagtatgaaaaaacaggaatcaaattaataaataaatgaaataaatatcAACTCACTGTAAGTTGGTAATAGTTATCTTTATGTAATGTCTTGATGGGTTAGGATTGGTTGTCTCAAGAGGCCTAAATGAGACAATTTGCCCAATAACATCTAcataataatttttataaaaaatagtaTATAAGATTAAGGTAAATAATAACATACTTTAATTATAATAAATTACACAAGTTATAAAAGTCAATGGAATAAAATAAAACAACTAACCAAAGAATGAGTCTCTTGTGCATTTCTGTTCGATGATAGAGTTAAAATCAGCAAACACAAGACCATTAACTGGACCCGAAAAATCATCACATTTTTTTACAATACTTTTACAATCCAAAGTTATTGTCTATCTCTGACCGGTAACACTAAAACCATTTTTAACAGCCGCCATGTTTGATTTTAAAATGATATAACTTTCACCTTCCTTTATAAGGTCACGAAATCTAGAAAAATTTTGGCTGAACACACGTGATTGGTATTTGGTAGCctgataaaagaaataaaaaaattattcattGAAACATATGAAATATTTAgtggttttaaaaaaatttaactaACCTCCTCGTCCATGATGATCATTTCAATTGATAAAACttggtttttttttataaaattccaaatCTTTAACACCCATACTTTGAGATGTGAATCATCAGTGATATGCTCAATGTCTTTTAGGTATATTTTACTGACGATATTCATTTCGTGCAAATTATTCATAgcatatttaaattaaaaacaatttaGTATGACCATGGGCAAAACGGTTGAGCAGTGAAGAAAATAAACAATTAAGGAGTGACTGTTAAAAGGATACATATTTATATTAATATCAATTTTGCATGAAAACAATTAGGTAGTCACAGTGAAGAAAGCTaacatatttaaattaatatcaaTTTTGTATGAGCATGGGCAAAACGGtcatttatgttatttatgaGGTGATACATATATGAGCAGGTCATGTCATCTTATGAAAGTAATGTTACTACCGTCCATTTGTTTGTACAATGTACAAAAACTATTGAATTTTAGTTAAAATAATGCAGTCAAAGTAAACAAAGACACATAAATAAAAGTGCATTTCATGATTCATCAAAACACACATACAAACAtccataaaataaattttttttagttgATAACTATGTAATACTAATTTAAAATCCAAAACATAAATTACAAGAAAGTATTTGAGTTCCTAAAATGGAATCCTATTTGGTTAGATAATAAAATGGCAAAATATTTTTTAAGAGAGCACACAATACACACAGAAACAAAAACAGAACACACATACTTTCATTTTATATGTGcaattttgtttattatagcatcattTTTTGTAGATTTACAAAAAAAGGTTCTTAACACACGAATTGACAGAAAGTGTCCCtgtaaattaaaataattatcagAAAAAGTTCCTTAAGTTATAACTTTTTCATACATAAATTATGTTTTCAAAAGAACAATGTTATAGTTGGTATATTATTGtattacaataaatataatatttcaaaagtataatgctatagtTGGTATATTTTTTAAGCAAGTTGCTGCAACAGAAACAAATTATAGCCATATTGGTATAGTTAttcaaaagtacaatgctatacttGGTTTATTATTATAGTTTTACCCTTTGAAAGTATAATAGCTCCTGTATGAAACTTTAGGTCAGGAAACCAATAAAACTTGAAGTAATCTAAACAATTATAATTCGGTATATTTGTAAAAATATAGtagtatattattattattttataaagt
The genomic region above belongs to Lactuca sativa cultivar Salinas chromosome 4, Lsat_Salinas_v11, whole genome shotgun sequence and contains:
- the LOC111911742 gene encoding uncharacterized protein LOC111911742 produces the protein MNIVSKIYLKDIEHITDDSHLKVWVLKIWNFIKKNQVLSIEMIIMDEEATKYQSRVFSQNFSRFRDLIKEGESYIILKSNMAAVKNVNGLVFADFNSIIEQKCTRDSFFDVIGQIVSFRPLETTNPNPSRHYIKITITNLHSVHLNVTIFGSQAHQMSQYLKSNTTVTCVVIVMQFVKLNVWNGIGQAQSHFDVTKMFINSDIVEINQFKKELKADNNGGMLGKKNRTTLLSYSSSYMDDFKGNFRLKTVCEITEPLKEKKFLLVGSIVNIRQTLPWYIIPINVQDHTDTIGLTLFDRDAKRLLDISAFELKKIHEAAGDSLHLFPNQMNVLKNKKFAFIGDITSYNVINYNNIYTVVKLTEDVSIVSDLESKLEVMSVQSVSLNEVPLQSDDVVQTVEKDFILQTNESFTPATVDKSSATNPMKISSDLKRNLHDIYDVDNGIDFSSTKSKIKSMGDGNPLLVPKVEK